The Aedes albopictus strain Foshan chromosome 2, AalbF5, whole genome shotgun sequence region ATTATTATCGTTCCTTCACGTTaataaaattggtgtggagttctagatcgttttatccatgcttttgaacgatttaaattgcacCATCAAAAAATTTCCAGTTATCCGAAATGCATTAAATACCTTTCAAATGTTGTACCACgtgatccgagctactttgatgtatgttctatttttgtttaCATCAATCGGCCTACTTCGATCACAAAATTTTTAAATCAagagacactgtcaataaaaactaagaaaattgcagccgcaataaaaattccagaaggcgaattttatttgtacatatgCCTTAATACTGCCGAAATTCTTTTTCTACTGCCTTAAATATtgttttttgcactttatgtttAAGAAACATTTTGTAAGGGAAATTTTAAATATTCAATTGACCCGTATACTCTTTCAAAaagacacgttactaatgggcgacctcatacataCCCATTTGGCTACAGTCAAGattgaaaagagaaaaaaacacAAGTCTCGAAGCtattaatatttgaaaaaaaaaattgttctagaaccgccgatagaactttctcattttagtctcaaatgaaagaggggacctttagctttcgtttggtgggtgttttagcgataccgatttttttaaaataattttgttctaccagacacaccgtgacgcGGATAGTGAGGGGCCCATCAAAAACACAGCCGAAACCGAATGTCTTTTGCATGTTGATTCGATTTCGAAGGATTCTTTCGAGTGTTTTGGCTGGAGGTGGCAATTCCGGCGCTTATCATGTGGAATAGTTCTGTACTTTTTATACGATTCGGATATTTTACTATAAATATTGAGGGCAATCGATGACACAGTATCAGTTCACTCAAGCATTTCAGTTCAGTCAGCAATCGCAGCTAGTCAACCGACTTAGACAAACTTCAAAATGTTCGCCAAGATCGTGAGTAATCCTTTAAACATAATTCTAACAAGCAAGCATATTAACTAGATCTCTGATTCTATTTCCCAGATCTTCATTGCCGCCCTCGCCATCGTCGCCGTGAGCGCCAAGCCCGGTCTTGTGGCCGCCCCGCTGGCATACTCTGCTCCACTGGTGGCCGCTGCTGGTCCAGCTGTGGTGACTGCCCAGAGCTCCCAGTTCATTGCCCGTAACTACAACGGAATCGCTCCTCTGGCCTACACTGCCGCTTACACTGCTGCCGCTCCGGTTGCCTATGCTGCCCCAGCTGCTTATGCTGCCGCTCCATTTGCCGCTGCCGCGTATACTGCTCCAGTTCTGCTGTGAGGTGTAACATATTAGGAATATTCTCGCTGGATGTTCAGGGCAACGCATTTTGTCTAAAGCAATGGATCTGATATGATTGAAGTTGAATGTGATAAATAGtacaattttgaaagcaattatCTTTAGTCCTTCTTCCAATGATGACACAATGAAGCGTATTGCGAGAGAGGTTTTGAATACAGACATTAAGCAAAGTGTGAATTTCAGTGGTCTGTTATCTTAGCTTTGTCTATCTGCATGGTTGATGCTCCATGATTGATTtgaactacagtgtatcaaacaattgttcgtACAGGAAGttatttgtcaaaataatttttcattcaaatgttaataacttttttatgcgtcaaccAGAAACGCTGAGATTTAGATAAAACAGCTccattagttgaatttttagcgAGATcgcataagttttctgaaagttatagaacttttagtaaaacttataagatttttgaacacatttttaaaacattacatctcaatatgtactcgataatttttttttttaatttttttgtcttacatcttatacctaaggctttcatatgcagccatgtttgtggtttaatattcactacaaaatatttgaaaaatgtgCGTAAATAGTTggcgatgttttaaaatttattatattttgcacatataatctgccaaacgtttaccactaataaaagtgcattaactgaacgaaaaatccataggacctactcttcatgtgtggtttagtaggtcctgtataaaaatatatcattaagacagtttaaaaaagttgaaaacacttggcacttttattgatcaaaatatgataaatttccaaatgacactctgaacatatacagatttttcatattttttgtagtgaatataaaaccttaaacgaagctgcatatgaaaaccttaggtataagctgtaatacgaaaaatattgaaaaagtttcatcaagtacatattgagatataatgtttttaaaatgtattcaaaaattttataagttttactaaaaattctataactttcagaaaacttattcgatctcgctcaaaattttaccaataaagcttcaatatatggattctaattggtcaaaatttcagcgtttttgattgacgtataaaaaagttataatcatttaaatgaaaaaattttttgaccaaaaaattgctgtacggacaattgtttgatacactgtagtataGATTGAACTAAAATACTCCAGATGctccagggattggcggcatgcaccgtgtaGTGCGAAAAaaacgtgtgcttcacacaatctcaagtgcttgtctcccgttttgccgagagacagagacgtatgagtgagagctttcgttaattgtgcgagagacaaattgcagcactagctctacggtgcagggagtaatgcacggtgcttgggactgtgcttgtcaccaagcagaaaaaatcacttaataaattaattgaagagttcgTGTTTtaggcaaagttgttaggttgacaagtgatgggtcgtttgactCGAAATTTTCCCAATTATGCGTAGTATCAAGTCAAGTGCAAAGctcggagacaagcaccgagagaatGCATACggcagagcgtgagagacaggagagctctaGCTCGCgacaaagtaag contains the following coding sequences:
- the LOC109426743 gene encoding cuticle protein 63-like yields the protein MFAKIIFIAALAIVAVSAKPGLVAAPLAYSAPLVAAAGPAVVTAQSSQFIARNYNGIAPLAYTAAYTAAAPVAYAAPAAYAAAPFAAAAYTAPVLL